A single window of Melospiza georgiana isolate bMelGeo1 chromosome 6, bMelGeo1.pri, whole genome shotgun sequence DNA harbors:
- the LOC131084910 gene encoding LOW QUALITY PROTEIN: mas-related G-protein coupled receptor member H-like (The sequence of the model RefSeq protein was modified relative to this genomic sequence to represent the inferred CDS: inserted 1 base in 1 codon): MEVSTVSPSPASPTEGDDLCGTDVTSVAIHSVTLLICLCGLAGNRTVLWVLGFCIQRDTMKPVTAYILHLAIINFLFLIFMVPSTLLFLQEDFSCSSIMSPPSIRFLFLLFRMFHSLGLYRLTXISIERGRSMLCPPGLLFHLPQRLSWVVVSAVLWALSITAIAAISAVNSLCQSQEHKLCCRGALISLYILSFLVFAPSMVISSTILFIHFKGSSQQQQSKRLDIIVFLAVLLTLPLSLWNFLQQLGYTTVSPRVVLLFACMHSSINPFIYISVTKCWRRCSMGSLRECLQKVLEEPEGSTAPSNDATMDRGSEPVEPFKCPHAGPWGSD; this comes from the exons ATGGAGGTGAGCACCGTGTCCCCATCTCCTGCCTCACCCACTGAAGGAGATGATCTGTGTGGGACAGATGTCACCAGCGTGGCCATACACAGTGTGACACTGCTCATCTGCCtctgtgggctggctgggaacAGGACTGTGCTCTGGGTCCTCGGGTTCTGCATCCAGAGGGACACCATGAAACCCGTCACTGCCTACATCCTTCACCTGGCCATCATCaacttcctcttcctcatcttcaTGGTCCCCTCCActctgctcttcctgcaggAGGATTTCTCCTGCTCTTCCATCATGTCCCCACCATCCATAcgcttccttttcctcctcttccggATGTTCCACAGCCTAGGGCTGTACCGGCTGA GCATCAGCATCGAGAGGGGCAGGTCCATGCTCTGCCCACCTGGGCTCCTCTTCCACCTTCCCCAGCGCCTCTCATGGGTGGTGGTCAGTGCCGTGCTCTGGGCCCTTTCCATCACTGCCATCGCTGCCATTTCTGCAGTGAATTCCCTGTGCCAGTCACAGGaacacaagctctgctgccgTGGGGCTCTCATCTCCCTGTACATCCTCAGCTTCCTCGTCTTTGCTCCATCCATGGTCATTTCCAGCACAATCCTCTTCATTCACTTcaagggcagctcccagcagcagcaatccaAGAGGCTTGACATCATTGtcttcctggctgtgctcctcaCTCTCCCCCTCAGTCTCTGgaatttcctgcagcagctcggCTACACCACTGTGTCCCCCCGGGTTGTTCTCCTGTTTGCCTGCATGCACAGCAGCATCAACCCCttcatctacatctcagtaaCAAAGTGCTGGAGGCGCTGCTCCATGGGGTCCCTCAGGGAGTGCCTCCAGAAGGTGTTGGAGGAGCCAGAAGGGAGCACTGCCCCCAGTAATGATGCCACCATGGACAGGGGGTCTGAGCCTGTTGAACCCTTCAAGTGCCCCCATGCAGGACCATGGGGCAGTGACTGA
- the LOC131084519 gene encoding mas-related G-protein coupled receptor member H-like, whose amino-acid sequence MEVTTVSPSPASPTEGDDLCETDVTSVAIHTVTLLICLCGLAGNGAVIGLLRLKFHKSRFFVLAVIDFLFLLFALPSALLLLVEDVSCSPILPRLYLNYLLQLSVVSYYWVLFRLMHSSNVLYMDKLCCLCCRCGLPKRLVWVLDSVQYWAFFALFAVIPTVRFLCPSHQKEHCRAALISVHTFTLLLVVATLLISSTVDFIKAKWGSQQQQPERRDIVIVMIVLLTLLLSLCNFLQQLSYIAVSSQVVFLLTCIHSSIKPFIYFLVGRCCRPRSMGSLWLSLQRVFEESNGKTAHSDDPAMDTGI is encoded by the coding sequence ATGGAGGTGACCACCGTGTCCCCATCTCCTGCCTCACCCACTGAAGGAGATGATCTGTGTGAGACAGATGTCACCAGCGTGGCCATACACACTGTGACCCTGCTCATCTGCCtctgtgggctggctgggaatggggctgtcATCGGCCTTCTCCGACTGAAATTTCATAAATCTCGCTTCTTTGTCCTGGCTGTCATTgacttcctcttcctcctctttgcgCTCCCCtccgccctcctcctcctggtggAGGACGTGTCCTGCTCTCCTATCTTGCCCCGGCTGTACCTGAATTACCTTTTACAGCTCTCAGTGGTGTCCTACTACTGGGTGCTATTCAGACTGATGCACAGCAGCAATGTGCTGTATATGgacaagctctgctgcctctgctgccgcTGTGGCCTTCCCAAGCGCCTGGTGTGGGTCTTGGACAGTGTCCAGTACTGGGCCTTCTTTGCTCTCTTTGCTGTCATTCCTACAGTGAGATTCCTGTGCCCATCACACCAGAAGGAGCACTGCCGGGCAGCTCTCATCTCCGTGCACACCTTCACCCTGCTCCTCGTTGTTGCCACCCTGCTCATTTCCAGCACAGTTGATTTCATTAAGGCCAAGtggggctcccagcagcagcagcccgaGAGGCGCGACATCGTTATCGTCATGATTGTGCTCCTcactctcctcctcagcctctgcaatttcctgcagcagctcagttaCATTGCTGTGTCCTCACAGGTTGTTTTCCTACTCacctgcatccacagcagcaTCAAACCCTTCATCTATTTCTTGGTGGGGAGGTGCTGCAGGCCCCGCTCCATGGGGTCCCTCTGGCTCTCCCTCCAGAGAGTCTTTGAGGAGTCAAACGGAAAAACAGCCCACAGCGATGACCCTGCCATGGACACGGGGATCTGA
- the LOC131084911 gene encoding mas-related G-protein coupled receptor member H-like, translated as MEVTTVSPSPASPTEGDDLCETDVTTVATHTVTLLICLCGLAGNGAVLSLKTRNSAVFYLTVADFLLLLLIFSSTLVFLVEDVSCTPILPLLYLHLIIRLSLLSYYFWLLWLWSRRDVFYMEKLWKLCCRRELPQCLFSVVAIVEIVPIIVSIVVTFLCPSHQAEHCGAAGISMYIIMLLLFVTPSLISSTVDYIRAKCGSQQQQPKRRDIVTSIIKFFTLLLSLCSLLQQFGYIPVSSDVFFLLTCIHSSIRTFIYLAGRRWRPCSVQSLQLSLKRVFEEPGENTAHSDDPATDTVL; from the coding sequence ATGGAGGTGACCACCGTGTCCCCATCTCCTGCCTCACCCACTGAAGGAGATGATCTGTGTGAGACAGATGTCACCACTGTGGCCACCCACACTGTGACACTGCTTATCTGCCtctgtgggctggctgggaatggggctgtcCTCAGCCTGAAAACCAGGAACTCCGCCGTCTTCTATCTGACTGTCGCCgacttcctcctccttctcctcattTTCTCCTCCACCCTCGTCTTCCTGGTGGAGGATGTGTCCTGCACTCCTATCCTGCCCCTGCTGTACCTGCATTTAATTATCCGCCTGTCACTGCTCTCCTACTACTTTTGGCTGTTATGGCTGTGGAGCAGAAGAGATGTGTTTTATATGGAGAAGCTCTGGAAGCTCTGCTGCCGCAGGGAACTCCCTCAGTGCCTATTCAGTGTGGTGGCAATTGTCGAAATTGTTCCCATCATTGTCTCTATTGTAGTGACATTCCTGTGCCCATCACATCAGGCGGAGCACTGCGGGGCAGCTGGCATCTCCATGTATATCATCATGCTGCTCCTCTTTGTTACACCATCGCTAATTTCTAGCACAGTCGACTACATTAGGGCCAAGTgcggctcccagcagcagcagcccaagaGGCGCGACATTGTTACCTCCATCATTAAATTCTTCACTCTCCTTCTCAGCCTCTGCAGTCTCCTGCAGCAGTTCGGTTACATCCCTGTATCCTCagatgtttttttcctgctcacctgcatccacagcagcaTCAGAACCTTCATCTACTTGGCAGGGAGGCGCTGGaggccctgctctgtgcagtccCTCCAGCTCTCCCTCAAGAGGGTCTTTGAGGAGCCAGGTGAAAACACTGCCCACAGTGATGATCCTGCCACGGACACAGTCCTCTGA